One [Clostridium] saccharolyticum WM1 DNA segment encodes these proteins:
- the mutS gene encoding DNA mismatch repair protein MutS has product MAGLSPMMTHYMETKKEYPDCILFYRLGDFYEMFFDDAVTVSKELEITLTGKECGLEERAPMCGVPYHAVDTYLNRLVQKGYKVAIAEQMEDPRLAKGLVKREVIRVVTPGTITSAQALDESKNNYLMGIVYIGETFGIAVADISTGDFLVTEVESERELTDEINKFTPSEIICNEAFYVSGVDIEEIKNRHHAVISSLDHHFFSDEVCRKILKEHFKVGALAGLGLEDYDNGVIAAGAVMEYMYETQKSSLSHITTITPYSTGQYMIIDTSTRRNLELLETLREKQKRGSLLWVLDRTKTAMGARMLRTYIEQPLIHKPEITKRQNAIEELNMSFISREEICEYLNPIYDLERLIGRISYKTANPRDLIAFKSSLEMLPHIKNLLKEFSSDMLKDLWGELDPLEDVRELIGRAIIDDPPVTLRDGGIIRDGFHEEADKLRSAKTEGKNWLADLESQEKEKTGIKNLKVKFNKVFGYYFEVTNSFKDLVPDYFIRKQTLANAERYTTDQLKELENVILGAEDKLFSLEYSLFCQVRDSVADQVLRIQKTARAIAGIDVLTSLSSVATRNNYVKPQINEKGLIDIKNGRHPVVEKMMRDDLFVSNDTYLDNGKNRVSIITGPNMAGKSTYMRQTALIVLLAQIGSFVPAEEANIGICDRIFTRVGASDDLASGQSTFMVEMTEVANILRNATKNSLIVLDEIGRGTSTFDGLSIAWAVVEHISNPKILGAKTLFATHYHELTELEGTMSGVNNYCIAVKEQGDDIVFLRKIIKGGADKSYGVQVAKLAGVPDSVIVRAKELLAELSDADITAKAREIAGINANIIQRKVVPKPDEVDLQQMSLFDTVKDDDIIKELGELELGNMTPIDALNILYRLQTKLKNRWQ; this is encoded by the coding sequence ACCTATGTGCGGCGTTCCTTACCATGCCGTTGATACCTATTTAAACCGCCTTGTGCAAAAAGGCTACAAAGTTGCCATTGCCGAGCAGATGGAAGATCCCAGGCTAGCCAAAGGACTGGTAAAGCGTGAAGTCATCCGTGTGGTAACACCTGGAACCATCACAAGCGCCCAGGCCCTTGATGAATCAAAAAACAATTACCTCATGGGAATTGTCTACATCGGCGAAACCTTTGGAATTGCAGTTGCGGATATCAGCACCGGGGATTTTCTTGTGACCGAGGTTGAATCGGAACGGGAGCTGACAGATGAGATCAATAAATTTACTCCCTCCGAAATCATCTGCAATGAAGCGTTTTATGTTTCGGGAGTGGATATTGAGGAAATAAAAAACCGTCATCATGCGGTCATTTCATCTCTGGATCATCATTTCTTTTCCGATGAAGTCTGCCGGAAAATTCTTAAAGAACACTTCAAGGTAGGCGCACTTGCGGGACTTGGATTGGAAGATTATGACAACGGAGTCATAGCTGCCGGGGCCGTTATGGAGTACATGTACGAAACCCAGAAAAGCAGCCTTTCCCATATAACCACCATTACTCCTTATTCCACCGGGCAGTATATGATCATTGACACGTCTACCAGACGGAATCTGGAGCTTCTGGAGACCCTTAGGGAAAAGCAGAAAAGAGGAAGCCTTCTCTGGGTCCTGGACCGGACGAAAACGGCCATGGGTGCAAGAATGCTCCGTACATATATTGAACAGCCTCTGATCCATAAACCGGAAATCACAAAGCGCCAGAATGCCATTGAAGAGCTGAACATGAGTTTTATATCCAGAGAAGAGATCTGCGAATATTTAAACCCCATCTATGACCTGGAACGTCTGATCGGGCGTATCAGCTACAAAACAGCCAATCCAAGAGATTTAATTGCATTTAAAAGCTCTCTGGAAATGCTTCCTCACATTAAGAATCTTTTAAAAGAATTTTCCAGCGATATGCTGAAGGACTTATGGGGGGAACTGGATCCCTTAGAAGATGTAAGGGAATTGATCGGCCGTGCCATTATTGACGATCCGCCGGTGACTTTAAGGGACGGCGGGATCATCAGGGACGGTTTCCATGAGGAAGCCGATAAACTGCGCAGCGCCAAAACTGAGGGCAAGAACTGGCTGGCTGACTTAGAATCTCAGGAAAAAGAAAAAACAGGGATCAAGAACCTGAAGGTGAAATTCAATAAAGTATTCGGCTACTATTTTGAAGTAACCAATTCCTTTAAGGACCTTGTACCGGATTATTTTATCCGCAAGCAGACTCTTGCCAATGCAGAGCGCTACACTACCGACCAGTTAAAGGAACTTGAGAATGTGATACTTGGCGCTGAGGATAAGCTGTTTTCCCTGGAATACAGCTTATTTTGCCAAGTCCGGGATTCCGTAGCAGACCAGGTTCTCCGGATCCAGAAGACAGCCAGGGCTATCGCGGGAATTGATGTTCTCACCTCCCTGTCCTCTGTTGCCACTAGAAACAACTATGTCAAGCCGCAGATCAATGAAAAGGGATTGATTGATATAAAAAACGGACGTCATCCAGTGGTGGAAAAGATGATGCGGGACGACCTGTTTGTTTCCAACGATACCTATCTTGACAACGGAAAAAACCGGGTATCCATTATCACCGGCCCCAATATGGCTGGTAAGTCCACCTATATGCGCCAGACCGCCCTGATCGTTCTTCTGGCCCAGATCGGAAGCTTTGTTCCTGCAGAGGAAGCTAATATCGGAATCTGTGACCGCATTTTCACCCGTGTAGGTGCTTCTGATGACCTGGCATCCGGTCAGAGTACCTTCATGGTGGAGATGACGGAGGTGGCCAACATTCTTCGGAATGCCACCAAAAACAGCCTGATTGTTCTGGATGAGATTGGCCGGGGCACCAGCACCTTTGACGGCTTAAGCATTGCATGGGCCGTGGTAGAACACATCAGCAACCCCAAAATCCTGGGAGCGAAAACCCTGTTTGCCACTCATTACCATGAGCTTACCGAGCTGGAAGGCACCATGAGCGGGGTAAATAATTACTGCATTGCCGTAAAGGAACAGGGCGATGATATTGTTTTCTTAAGAAAGATCATAAAAGGAGGAGCCGATAAAAGCTACGGCGTCCAGGTGGCAAAACTGGCCGGCGTACCGGATTCCGTGATTGTCAGGGCAAAGGAGCTGCTGGCAGAATTAAGCGATGCGGACATTACAGCCAAGGCCAGGGAAATTGCCGGGATCAACGCCAATATCATCCAGAGAAAGGTTGTTCCAAAGCCTGATGAAGTGGATTTACAGCAGATGTCCCTGTTTGATACTGTAAAAGATGACGACATTATCAAGGAATTGGGCGAACTGGAGCTGGGAAATATGACTCCTATTGATGCACTCAATATTTTATACCGTCTGCAGACAAAACTTAAGAACCGCTGGCAGTAG
- the mutL gene encoding DNA mismatch repair endonuclease MutL, whose translation MPNITVLDQNTINKIAAGEVIERPASVVKELLENAIDARATAVTVEIKEGGTSLIRVTDNGCGIPKEEVSLAFLRHSTSKIKSVEDLFTVSSLGFRGEALASIAAVSQVELITKTSIGLTGTRYQIDGGQERSMEEVGAPEGTTFIARNLFYNTPARKKFLKTPMTEGAHVAELVEKLALSHPEVSIRFIQNNQNKLHTSGNHNLKDIVYTVFGREIAANLLEVTVKKPEVSIHGYIGKPVISRGNRNYENYFINGRYIKSSIISRAIEEAYKPFMMQHKYPFTMLHFSIDPEMLDVNVHPTKMELRFRDGEMIYHMVYQAVSSALAHKELIPEVKLEKKAEEKKGFLEKKHEPSPEPFEKRRLMAIEQQAAALENKELSIPFPKRLTPPPASLLMERDELGDNWLKPKAPDIDSQQEVPPVPAVSKQEEKTEQLDLFDGKLLEPKARSMHKLIGQVFDTYWLVEFHEQLYIIDQHAAHEKVLYEKTMGTLKSKEYLSQLVSPPIILTLNQNEEALLKRHLKYFTDIGFEIEPFGGREYAVRGVPANLFSIAKKELLIEMIDGLSEDGSSHSPDIIYEKVASLSCKAAVKGGHRLSAAEANELIDQLLNLENPYACPHGRPTIISMSKYELEKKFKRIL comes from the coding sequence ATGCCGAATATAACTGTACTGGATCAAAACACCATCAACAAAATAGCTGCAGGAGAGGTCATAGAACGTCCTGCTTCTGTTGTTAAGGAGCTTTTGGAAAACGCCATTGATGCCAGAGCCACCGCAGTCACCGTAGAGATCAAGGAAGGGGGGACCTCCTTGATCCGGGTAACTGACAATGGCTGCGGTATCCCCAAAGAGGAAGTATCACTGGCCTTTCTTCGCCATTCTACAAGCAAGATCAAATCTGTAGAAGATTTATTTACCGTTTCCTCTCTTGGATTCCGTGGCGAGGCCCTTGCAAGCATCGCCGCGGTTTCCCAGGTGGAGCTGATTACCAAAACCAGCATTGGGCTTACGGGAACCAGATATCAGATCGACGGGGGGCAGGAACGGTCCATGGAGGAGGTCGGAGCGCCTGAAGGGACCACATTTATAGCCAGGAATTTATTTTATAACACTCCCGCCAGAAAGAAATTTTTAAAAACCCCCATGACGGAAGGCGCTCATGTAGCAGAACTGGTGGAAAAGCTGGCCTTGTCCCATCCGGAGGTTTCCATACGCTTTATCCAGAATAACCAGAACAAGCTTCATACCTCTGGAAACCACAACCTAAAGGATATTGTATACACTGTTTTTGGCCGGGAAATTGCTGCAAACCTTCTTGAGGTAACCGTAAAAAAACCGGAAGTTTCCATTCACGGCTACATAGGAAAGCCGGTAATATCCAGAGGTAACCGAAATTATGAAAATTATTTCATCAACGGCAGGTATATCAAAAGCAGCATTATCTCCAGAGCGATTGAAGAAGCTTACAAGCCGTTTATGATGCAGCATAAATATCCATTTACCATGCTTCATTTTTCCATTGATCCGGAAATGCTTGATGTGAATGTTCATCCCACCAAGATGGAGCTTCGGTTCCGGGATGGGGAAATGATCTATCACATGGTCTATCAGGCGGTTTCAAGTGCTTTGGCCCACAAAGAGCTGATTCCTGAGGTGAAGCTGGAGAAGAAGGCAGAGGAAAAAAAGGGCTTTTTGGAAAAAAAACATGAGCCAAGCCCGGAGCCGTTTGAAAAGCGGCGGCTTATGGCCATAGAGCAGCAAGCTGCTGCACTGGAAAATAAGGAGCTATCCATTCCGTTCCCCAAAAGATTGACGCCTCCTCCGGCCTCTCTTCTAATGGAAAGGGATGAACTGGGGGATAACTGGTTAAAGCCAAAAGCACCGGACATTGACAGTCAGCAGGAGGTCCCGCCGGTCCCCGCGGTCTCAAAGCAGGAAGAAAAAACTGAGCAGTTGGATCTGTTTGACGGCAAACTTCTGGAACCGAAAGCCAGGTCCATGCATAAGCTCATCGGACAGGTGTTCGATACCTACTGGCTGGTGGAGTTTCATGAACAGCTGTACATCATTGACCAGCATGCTGCCCATGAAAAGGTTTTATATGAAAAAACCATGGGAACACTAAAGAGTAAGGAATACCTTTCCCAGCTGGTAAGCCCGCCTATTATCCTGACATTAAACCAGAATGAAGAGGCTTTATTAAAACGTCATCTGAAATATTTTACAGACATAGGTTTTGAAATCGAACCCTTTGGCGGCAGGGAATATGCAGTCAGAGGAGTTCCTGCCAACCTGTTTTCCATTGCAAAAAAAGAACTCCTCATTGAGATGATTGATGGATTGTCCGAAGATGGCTCATCCCATAGCCCGGATATTATTTATGAAAAGGTCGCCTCCTTGTCTTGTAAGGCAGCTGT